A part of Mustela erminea isolate mMusErm1 chromosome 9, mMusErm1.Pri, whole genome shotgun sequence genomic DNA contains:
- the LOC116600251 gene encoding tripartite motif-containing protein 34-like isoform X3, whose product MASKTLNIQDEGSCPICLELLTESLTLDCRHSSCQACIAVNTMEAEISPGEESSCPMCGVRYSLRNLCPNQPLINMMERIRKFKLNAEEKLKKDLCVRHEEKLLLFCKEDRKVICWVCERSQEHRGHHTFLVEEVVMEYQEKLQAALERLRKEQQKAEKFKADIREERISWKDMSGIMKWSEIWTLKKPKTVSKRLTSVFHAPDLSTVLRTCRELTHVQCYWVDITLNPINLNLNLVLSEDQRQVMSVPIWPVDCTNFGILGSQYFSSGKHYWEIDVSKKCAWILGVYCRKRFHNKKSGVRQGTNHQSAYSRYRPQCGYWVIGLQNEFGYKAFEESSTSQPMVLTLSMAVPPHRIGVFLDYDAGIVSFFDVTNHGSLIYKFSKCCFSQTAYPYFNPWNCPGPIILCPPHS is encoded by the exons ATGGCTTCAAAAACCCTGAACATACAAGATGAGGGGTCCTGTCCCATCTGCCTGGAGCTTTTGACAGAGTCCCTGACTCTAGACTGTAGACACAGCTCCTGTCAAGCCTGCATCGCTGTGAATACCATGGAGGCAGAGATCAGCCCAGGAGAGGAAAGCAGCTGTCCCATGTGTGGTGTCAGATACTCACTTAGAAACTTATGTCCGAATCAGCCTCTGATCAACATGATGGAGAGAATCAGAAAGTTCAAGTTGAACGCAGAGGAGAAGCTGAAGAAAGACCTCTGTGTGCGCCATGAAGAGAAACTCCTGCTCTTCTGTAAGGAGGATAGGAAGGTTATTTGCTGGGTTTGTGAGCGGTCTCAGGAGCACCGTGGTCACCACACGTTCCTTGTGGAGGAAGTAGTCATGGAATATCAG GAGAAACTCCAGGCAGCTCTGGAGAGACTGAGGAAAGAACAGCAGAAAGCTGAGAAGTTCAAAGCAGACATCAGAGAAGAGAGGATTTCCTGGAAG gACATGAGTGGAATCATGAAATG GAGTGAGATCTGGACACTGAAGAAGCCAAAAACTGTTTCCAAAAGACTGACGAGTGTATTCCATGCTCCAGATCTGAGCACAGTGCTGCGCACGTGTAGAG AGCTAACACATGTCCAGTGCTACTGGG tggACATCACACTGAATCCAATCAACTTAAATTTAAACCTTGTCCTTTCAGAAGATCAGAGACAAGTGATGTCTGTGCCAATTTGGCCTGTGGACTGTACTAATTTTGGTATCTTGGGGTCCCAATATTTCTCCTCAGGGAAACACTATTGGGAAATAGATGTGTCCAAGAAGTGTGCCTGGATTCTGGGGGTATACTGTAGAAAAcgtttccataataaaaagtctGGTGTTAGACAAGGCACAAATCATCAAAGTGCTTACTCTAGATACAGACCTCAGTGTGGCTACTGGGTTATTGGGTTACAGAATGAATTTGGGTATAAGGCGTTTGAGGAGTCTTCCACATCTCAACCCATGGTCTTGACTCTCTCCATGGCTGTTCCTCCCCATCGTATTGGAGTTTTCCTAGACTATGATGCTGGCATTGTCTCATTTTTCGATGTTACAAACCATGGGTCACTCATCTACAAATTTTCTAAATGTTGCTTCTCTCAGACTGCTTATCCATACTTCAATCCTTGGAACTGTCCAGGCCCCATCATCCTGTGCCCACCACATTCCTGA
- the LOC116600251 gene encoding tripartite motif-containing protein 34-like isoform X1: MASKTLNIQDEGSCPICLELLTESLTLDCRHSSCQACIAVNTMEAEISPGEESSCPMCGVRYSLRNLCPNQPLINMMERIRKFKLNAEEKLKKDLCVRHEEKLLLFCKEDRKVICWVCERSQEHRGHHTFLVEEVVMEYQEKLQAALERLRKEQQKAEKFKADIREERISWKSQIQIERQRIWAEFNQLRSILDSEEQRELQKLEEEEKRILDTLAEAEAELAQQTQLVKDLISDLEHRCKWSAVDQLQDMSGIMKWSEIWTLKKPKTVSKRLTSVFHAPDLSTVLRTCRELTHVQCYWVDITLNPINLNLNLVLSEDQRQVMSVPIWPVDCTNFGILGSQYFSSGKHYWEIDVSKKCAWILGVYCRKRFHNKKSGVRQGTNHQSAYSRYRPQCGYWVIGLQNEFGYKAFEESSTSQPMVLTLSMAVPPHRIGVFLDYDAGIVSFFDVTNHGSLIYKFSKCCFSQTAYPYFNPWNCPGPIILCPPHS, from the exons ATGGCTTCAAAAACCCTGAACATACAAGATGAGGGGTCCTGTCCCATCTGCCTGGAGCTTTTGACAGAGTCCCTGACTCTAGACTGTAGACACAGCTCCTGTCAAGCCTGCATCGCTGTGAATACCATGGAGGCAGAGATCAGCCCAGGAGAGGAAAGCAGCTGTCCCATGTGTGGTGTCAGATACTCACTTAGAAACTTATGTCCGAATCAGCCTCTGATCAACATGATGGAGAGAATCAGAAAGTTCAAGTTGAACGCAGAGGAGAAGCTGAAGAAAGACCTCTGTGTGCGCCATGAAGAGAAACTCCTGCTCTTCTGTAAGGAGGATAGGAAGGTTATTTGCTGGGTTTGTGAGCGGTCTCAGGAGCACCGTGGTCACCACACGTTCCTTGTGGAGGAAGTAGTCATGGAATATCAG GAGAAACTCCAGGCAGCTCTGGAGAGACTGAGGAAAGAACAGCAGAAAGCTGAGAAGTTCAAAGCAGACATCAGAGAAGAGAGGATTTCCTGGAAG TCCCAGATACAGATTGAGAGACAAAGGATATGGGCTGAATTCAATCAGCTTAGAAGCATTCTGGACAGTGAAGAGCAGAGAGAACTGCAGAAattagaagaggaggagaagaggataTTGGACACCTTggctgaggctgaggctgagCTGGCTCAGCAAACCCAGTTGGTAAAAGATCTCATCTCAGATCTAGAGCATCGCTGTAAATGGTCAGCAGTGGACCAGCTACAG gACATGAGTGGAATCATGAAATG GAGTGAGATCTGGACACTGAAGAAGCCAAAAACTGTTTCCAAAAGACTGACGAGTGTATTCCATGCTCCAGATCTGAGCACAGTGCTGCGCACGTGTAGAG AGCTAACACATGTCCAGTGCTACTGGG tggACATCACACTGAATCCAATCAACTTAAATTTAAACCTTGTCCTTTCAGAAGATCAGAGACAAGTGATGTCTGTGCCAATTTGGCCTGTGGACTGTACTAATTTTGGTATCTTGGGGTCCCAATATTTCTCCTCAGGGAAACACTATTGGGAAATAGATGTGTCCAAGAAGTGTGCCTGGATTCTGGGGGTATACTGTAGAAAAcgtttccataataaaaagtctGGTGTTAGACAAGGCACAAATCATCAAAGTGCTTACTCTAGATACAGACCTCAGTGTGGCTACTGGGTTATTGGGTTACAGAATGAATTTGGGTATAAGGCGTTTGAGGAGTCTTCCACATCTCAACCCATGGTCTTGACTCTCTCCATGGCTGTTCCTCCCCATCGTATTGGAGTTTTCCTAGACTATGATGCTGGCATTGTCTCATTTTTCGATGTTACAAACCATGGGTCACTCATCTACAAATTTTCTAAATGTTGCTTCTCTCAGACTGCTTATCCATACTTCAATCCTTGGAACTGTCCAGGCCCCATCATCCTGTGCCCACCACATTCCTGA
- the LOC116600255 gene encoding tripartite motif-containing protein 5-like isoform X2 yields MASKLLTDIKEEVTCPICLDLLKEPLSLGCGHSFCKACITAANKESKTSQEEKSTSCPVCQFHYCAKELRPNWHVANIVERFREVKVSSEEGQKRNLCERHEEKLLLFCKKDGKVLCWVCERSQEHRGHQTVPMDEAVQEYQEKLQTALQKVRKEQQEAEMLNANLREQRTSWKNHMQNEKKYIHTKFKKLKTMLEREEKNIVQMLDNEEETILNSFVSVEDEVAQHSQIVKDLISELEHRLQGSTVGMLQGFVHSKVA; encoded by the exons ATGGCTTCTAAACTCCTGACAGACATAAAGGAGGAGGTGACCTGCCCCATCTGCCTGGACCTCTTGAAGGAACCCCTGAGCCTGGGCTGTGGCCACAGCTTCTGCAAAGCCTGCATTACTGCAGCAAACAAGGAGTCCAagacaagccaggaagagaagagcACCAGTTGCCCTGTGTGCCAATTCCATTACTGTGCTAAGGAGCTGCGCCCTAACTGGCATGTGGCCAACATAGTGGAGAGGTTCCGAGAGGTCAAGGTGAGCTCTGAGGAAGGGCAAAAGAGAAATCTCTGTGAACGCCATGAAGAGAAGCTCTTGCTCTTCTGTAAGAAGGATGGGAAGGTCCTTTGCTGGGTTTGCGAGCGGTCTCAGGAGCACCGTGGTCACCAAACGGTCCCCATGGATGAAGCTGTCCAAGAGTACCAG GAGAAGCTCCAGACAGCTCTGCAGAAGGTGAGAAAGGAGCAGCAGGAAGCAGAGATGTTGAATGCCAACCTCAGAGAACAGAGAACCTCCTGGAAG AATcatatgcaaaatgagaaaaagtatatccatacaaagtttaaaaaactgaagaCTATGCTGGAGCGTGAGGAGAAGAATATAGTGCAGATGCTGGACAACGAGGAGGAAACTATTCTCAATTCCTTTGTCTCAGTGGAGGATGAGGTGGCCCAGCACAGCCAGATAGTGAAAGACCTGATTTCAGAACTAGAGCATCGGCTTCAGGGGTCAACAGTAGGCATGCTGCAG GGATTTGTCCACTCTAAAGTTGCCTGA
- the LOC116600251 gene encoding tripartite motif-containing protein 34-like isoform X2: MASKTLNIQDEGSCPICLELLTESLTLDCRHSSCQACIAVNTMEAEISPGEESSCPMCGVRYSLRNLCPNQPLINMMERIRKFKLNAEEKLKKDLCVRHEEKLLLFCKEDRKVICWVCERSQEHRGHHTFLVEEVVMEYQEKLQAALERLRKEQQKAEKFKADIREERISWKSQIQIERQRIWAEFNQLRSILDSEEQRELQKLEEEEKRILDTLAEAEAELAQQTQLVKDLISDLEHRCKWSAVDQLQDMSGIMKWSEIWTLKKPKTVSKRLTSVFHAPDLSTVLRTCRVDITLNPINLNLNLVLSEDQRQVMSVPIWPVDCTNFGILGSQYFSSGKHYWEIDVSKKCAWILGVYCRKRFHNKKSGVRQGTNHQSAYSRYRPQCGYWVIGLQNEFGYKAFEESSTSQPMVLTLSMAVPPHRIGVFLDYDAGIVSFFDVTNHGSLIYKFSKCCFSQTAYPYFNPWNCPGPIILCPPHS; encoded by the exons ATGGCTTCAAAAACCCTGAACATACAAGATGAGGGGTCCTGTCCCATCTGCCTGGAGCTTTTGACAGAGTCCCTGACTCTAGACTGTAGACACAGCTCCTGTCAAGCCTGCATCGCTGTGAATACCATGGAGGCAGAGATCAGCCCAGGAGAGGAAAGCAGCTGTCCCATGTGTGGTGTCAGATACTCACTTAGAAACTTATGTCCGAATCAGCCTCTGATCAACATGATGGAGAGAATCAGAAAGTTCAAGTTGAACGCAGAGGAGAAGCTGAAGAAAGACCTCTGTGTGCGCCATGAAGAGAAACTCCTGCTCTTCTGTAAGGAGGATAGGAAGGTTATTTGCTGGGTTTGTGAGCGGTCTCAGGAGCACCGTGGTCACCACACGTTCCTTGTGGAGGAAGTAGTCATGGAATATCAG GAGAAACTCCAGGCAGCTCTGGAGAGACTGAGGAAAGAACAGCAGAAAGCTGAGAAGTTCAAAGCAGACATCAGAGAAGAGAGGATTTCCTGGAAG TCCCAGATACAGATTGAGAGACAAAGGATATGGGCTGAATTCAATCAGCTTAGAAGCATTCTGGACAGTGAAGAGCAGAGAGAACTGCAGAAattagaagaggaggagaagaggataTTGGACACCTTggctgaggctgaggctgagCTGGCTCAGCAAACCCAGTTGGTAAAAGATCTCATCTCAGATCTAGAGCATCGCTGTAAATGGTCAGCAGTGGACCAGCTACAG gACATGAGTGGAATCATGAAATG GAGTGAGATCTGGACACTGAAGAAGCCAAAAACTGTTTCCAAAAGACTGACGAGTGTATTCCATGCTCCAGATCTGAGCACAGTGCTGCGCACGTGTAGAG tggACATCACACTGAATCCAATCAACTTAAATTTAAACCTTGTCCTTTCAGAAGATCAGAGACAAGTGATGTCTGTGCCAATTTGGCCTGTGGACTGTACTAATTTTGGTATCTTGGGGTCCCAATATTTCTCCTCAGGGAAACACTATTGGGAAATAGATGTGTCCAAGAAGTGTGCCTGGATTCTGGGGGTATACTGTAGAAAAcgtttccataataaaaagtctGGTGTTAGACAAGGCACAAATCATCAAAGTGCTTACTCTAGATACAGACCTCAGTGTGGCTACTGGGTTATTGGGTTACAGAATGAATTTGGGTATAAGGCGTTTGAGGAGTCTTCCACATCTCAACCCATGGTCTTGACTCTCTCCATGGCTGTTCCTCCCCATCGTATTGGAGTTTTCCTAGACTATGATGCTGGCATTGTCTCATTTTTCGATGTTACAAACCATGGGTCACTCATCTACAAATTTTCTAAATGTTGCTTCTCTCAGACTGCTTATCCATACTTCAATCCTTGGAACTGTCCAGGCCCCATCATCCTGTGCCCACCACATTCCTGA
- the LOC116600255 gene encoding tripartite motif-containing protein 5-like isoform X3 produces MASKLLTDIKEEVTCPICLDLLKEPLSLGCGHSFCKACITAANKESKTSQEEKSTSCPVCQFHYCAKELRPNWHVANIVERFREVKVSSEEGQKRNLCERHEEKLLLFCKKDGKVLCWVCERSQEHRGHQTVPMDEAVQEYQEKLQTALQKVRKEQQEAEMLNANLREQRTSWKNHMQNEKKYIHTKFKKLKTMLEREEKNIVQMLDNEEETILNSFVSVEDEVAQHSQIVKDLISELEHRLQGSTVGMLQE; encoded by the exons ATGGCTTCTAAACTCCTGACAGACATAAAGGAGGAGGTGACCTGCCCCATCTGCCTGGACCTCTTGAAGGAACCCCTGAGCCTGGGCTGTGGCCACAGCTTCTGCAAAGCCTGCATTACTGCAGCAAACAAGGAGTCCAagacaagccaggaagagaagagcACCAGTTGCCCTGTGTGCCAATTCCATTACTGTGCTAAGGAGCTGCGCCCTAACTGGCATGTGGCCAACATAGTGGAGAGGTTCCGAGAGGTCAAGGTGAGCTCTGAGGAAGGGCAAAAGAGAAATCTCTGTGAACGCCATGAAGAGAAGCTCTTGCTCTTCTGTAAGAAGGATGGGAAGGTCCTTTGCTGGGTTTGCGAGCGGTCTCAGGAGCACCGTGGTCACCAAACGGTCCCCATGGATGAAGCTGTCCAAGAGTACCAG GAGAAGCTCCAGACAGCTCTGCAGAAGGTGAGAAAGGAGCAGCAGGAAGCAGAGATGTTGAATGCCAACCTCAGAGAACAGAGAACCTCCTGGAAG AATcatatgcaaaatgagaaaaagtatatccatacaaagtttaaaaaactgaagaCTATGCTGGAGCGTGAGGAGAAGAATATAGTGCAGATGCTGGACAACGAGGAGGAAACTATTCTCAATTCCTTTGTCTCAGTGGAGGATGAGGTGGCCCAGCACAGCCAGATAGTGAAAGACCTGATTTCAGAACTAGAGCATCGGCTTCAGGGGTCAACAGTAGGCATGCTGCAG